Genomic window (Bacillus vallismortis):
AGTATTTCTACGTGCTTCGGCCAATCTTGGCTTGCAAATGGATTGAAAAGCACGGAACCATTCCGCCAATGGATTTTACTGTTTTGATGAATGAACTTGTTACTGATTCTGAGCTGAAGGCAGAAATGGAAACCTTGCTTGAACGGAAAAGAAGAGGCGAAGAGCTTGATCTTGAAGCGCGAATTCATGTTATTCATCAGTTTATTGAAACGGAAATCGAAAGAATCATGGAAGCAGCAAAAACGCTGAAAGCAGAACAAAAGGATATGACACCTGAACTGAATCGTTTGCTTTTGAATACGGTTGAAGAAGTATGGAAGGATGGAGGAAGCTGATGTTTTTTGTCGCTTCCTTTTCCCCTTTATTCGACACGATTCCCCGACTTTCTAACTATCTGATTGTGGTAAATCCACAAAAATAATCAGAATCTTTGTATTTTGAGAATATTGTGAACGTGGGTTTTGTCCATTTACAATTAACTCATACAAATACTTCTTAGATTGCGGGGTGTTGAGGTTGGAAGTGATCACAAGAGATTTTTTCTTATTTTTATCCAAAAGCGGCTTTCTCAATAAAATGGCAAAGAACTGGGGAAGCCGGGTAGCAGCGGGTAAAATTATCGGAGGGAATGATTTTAACAGTTCAATCCCGACGATTCGACAGCTTAACAGCCAAGGCTTGTCAGTTACTGTCGATCATTTAGGAGAGTTTGTAGACAGCGCAGAGGTCGCGCGGGAGCGTACGGAAGAGTGCATTCAAACCATTGCGACGATTGCGGATCAGCAGCTGAACTCACAAGTTTCTTTAAAAATGACGTCTTTAGGTCTCGATATAGATATGGATCTGGTGTATGAAAATATGACGAAAATCCTTCAGACGGCCGAGAAGCATAAAATCATGGTCACCATCGACATGGAAGATGAAGTCAGATGCCAGAAAACACTTGATGTTTTCAAGGATTTCAGAAGGAAATACGAGTATGTGAGCACAGTGCTGCAAGCCTATCTGTACCGAACGGAAAGTGATATTGACGATTTGGATTCTTTAAACCCGTTCCTTCGCCTTGTAAAAGGAGCTTATAAAGAATCACAAAAAGTAGCTTTCCCGGAGAAAAGCGATGTCGATGAAAATTATAAAAAAATCATCCGAAAGCAGCTCTTAAACGGTCACTATACAGCGATTGCCACACATGACGACAAAATGATCGACTATACAAAGCAGCTTGCCAAAGAAAATGGCATCGCCAATGACAAGTTTGAATTTCAGATGCTGTACGGCATGCGGTCGCAAACCCAGCTCAGCCTCGTAAAAGAAGGTTATAACATGAGAGTCTACCTGCCATACGGCGAAGATTGGTACGGCTACTTTATGAGACGCCTTGCAGAACGTCCGTCAAACATTGCATTTGCTCTCAAAGGAATGACAAAGAAGTAAAAAAGGAGAGATTATCATGACAACACCTTACAAACACGAGCCATTCACAAATTTCCAGGATCAAAACAATGTAGAAGAGTTTAAAAAAGCGCTTGCGACGGTAAGCGAATATTTAGGAAAAGACTATCCGCTTGTCATTAACGGCGAGAGAGTGGAAACAGAAGCGAAAATCGTTTCGATCAACCCGGCTGATAAAGAAGAAGTCGTCGGCAGAGTGTCAAAAGCTTCTCAAGAGCACGCTGAGCAAGCAATTGAAGCGGCTGCGAAAGCATTCGAGGATTGGAGATACACGTCTCCGGAAGAAAGAGCGGCTGTCCTTTTCCGCGCTGCTGCCAAAGTCCGCAGAAGAAAACATGAATTCTCCGCTTTGCTTGTAAAAGAGGCAGGGAAGCCATGGAACGAGGCAGATGCTGATACGGCTGAAGCGATCGACTTTATGGAATATTATGCACGCCAAATGATCGAACTGGCAAAAGGCAAACCTGTCAACAGCCGTGAAGGCGAGAAAAACCAATATGTATACACGCCGACTGGTGTAACAGTTGTTATTCCGCCTTGGAACTTCTTGTTTGCGATCATGGCTGGCACGACAGTGGCGCCGATCGTTACTGGAAATACAGTTGTTCTTAAACCTGCGAGCGCGACACCTGTCATTGCTGCGAAATTCGTTGAAGTGCTTGAAGAGTCTGGATTGCCGAAAGGTGTAGTCAACTTCGTTCCTGGCAGCGGGGCGGAAGTCGGTGACTACCTTGTTGACCATCCGAAAACTAGCCTTATCACATTTACGGGATCAAGAGAAGTTGGTACGAGAATTTTCGAACGCGCGTCGAAAGTCCAGCCGGGCCAGCAGCACTTAAAACGTGTTATTGCTGAAATGGGCGGAAAAGATACAGTTGTCGTTTGTGAAGATGCAGATGTTGAACTTGCTGCACAATCGATCTTCCAGTCAGCGTTCGGCTTTGCGGGACAAAAATGTTCTGCAGGTTCACGTGCAGTTGTCCATGAAAAAGTGTATGATCAAGTATTGAAGCGTGTCATTGAAATTACGGAATCTAAAGTGACAGCAAAACCTGACAGTGCGGATGTTTATATGGGGCCTGTCATTGACCAAGGTTCTTATGATAAAATTATGAGCTATATTGAGATCGGAAAACAGGAAGGACGTTTAGTAAGCGGCGGCACTGGTGACGATTCAAAAGGATACTTCATCAAACCGACGATCTTCGCTGACCTTGATCCGAAAGCAAGACTCATGCAGGAAGAAATTTTTGGGCCTGTCGTTGCATTTTCTAAAGTGTCAAACTTTGATGAAGCTTTAGAAGTGGCAAACAATACTGAGTACGGTTTGACAGGCGCTGTTATTACAAACGACCGCAAAAACATCGAGCGTGCGAAACAGGAATTCCATGTCGGAAACCTGTACTTCAACCGCAACTGTACAGGCGCTATCGTCGGCTACCATCCGTTCGGCGGCTTCAAAATGTCCGGAACGGATTCAAAAGCAGGCGGGCCGGATTACTTGGCACTGCACATGCAGGCTAAAACGATCAGTGAAATGTTCTAAAGCGGGACTAAATGGGCATCCTCCCTGCGGGGATGTCCATTTCATCCATATACCATAAAAAAGAGGAGGAAGTGCCATAGAAAACACACAGCTGATTATTTCGATTTGTATTTATATGGCGGGGATGCTGCTGATCGGCTACTTTGCTTACAAGCGTACGTCGAATCTGACGGATTACATGCTGGGAGGACGCTCTTTGGGACCGGCCGTAACCGCTCTCAGTGCCGGCGCTGCCGATATGAGCGGCTGGCTGCTGATGGGGCTCCCGGGCGCTATGTTTTCAACGGGTCTGAGCGGTGTGTGGATTGCGTTCGGACTTTGTCTTGGAGCATGGGCGAACTGGCTCTACGTCGCGCCGCGGCTGAGAACCTATACGGAACAAGCGGGGAATTCCATCACAATTCCCGGATTCCTAGAAAACCGCTTCGGAGATCAAACAAAGCTTCTTAGATTGTTTTCAGGGATTGTGATTTTAGTCTTCTTCACATTTTATGTTTCGTCTGGAATGGTATCCGGCGGTGTTTTATTCAACAGTATTTTGGGGATGGAATATCATACAGGCTTGTGGGTTGTGACTGGTGTTGTTGTGGCATATACTCTGTTTGGCGGCTTTTTGGCAGTCAGCTGGACAGATTTTGTTCAGGGGATCATTATGTTTGCCGCACTCATTCTTGTTCCGATCGTTACGTTTTTCCACACGGGAGGAACAAGTGAAGCAGTTACTGAAATCCGGTCTGTTGATCCAGATATGTTTAATATTTTCAAAGGAACAAGCGTCCTTGGCATTATTTCTTTGTTTGCATGGGGTTTGGGATACTTTGGACAGCCGCATATCATTGTGCGTTTTATGGCAATAACGTCTGTCAAAGAGATCAAAAAAGCGCGCAGAATCGGAATGGGCTGGATGATGTTGTCGGCAGTCGGCGCTGTGCTGACCGGTTTGGGCGGAATCGCTTATTACCATCAGAATGGCATGACACTGAAGGACCCAGAGACGATCTTTATTCAATTAGGGAATATTTTGTTCCATCCGATTATTACAGGTTTTCTGATATCAGCTATTTTGGCCGCGATTATGAGTACAATTTCTTCCCAGCTGCTTGTGACATCAAGCTCTTTGGTAGAAGATTTGTATAAGTCGATGTTCAGGCGCTCAGCCTCTGATAAAGAGCTGGTGTTTTTGGGCCGTTTGGCTGTGCTTGTGATTTCTGTCATCGCGTTATTCCTAGCTTGGGAGAAAAATAATACGATCCTTGGATTGGTTAGCTACGCGTGGGCTGGCTTCGGCGCATCATTCGGGCCGGTTGTACTGCTCAGTCTGTTTTGGAAACGAATGACTAAATGGGGGGCACTCGCCGGCATGATTGTGGGAGCAGCAACTGTAATCATTTGGGCGAATGCCGGTCTTTCGGATTTTCTGTATGAAATCATACCTGGTTTTGCTGCGAGCCTATTATCTGTCTTTATCGTCAGTATATTGACGCAGGCTCCGTCACAAGCTGTCGCAGACCAGTTTAAAGACTACCAAGATACAATGTCACAATAAAGATCGAAAGGAGGAGGAAGGGGCTGTCCCTTTTTCCTCTTTTCTCCTTTTAAACGGGCCGTTTTTTTCTTTTGGAAACAAACGTATTTTTTTTCTATACAAATAGACCCCGTATGGATATGATTAAAGTAAAAAAAAGTATAGGAGAAAAAGGTATGGAAGAGCTTTTAGAGAGAGTTTTTTCATTTTCAGATGTCGATAAGCTGATTGACTTCATCAGTTATGAACTGCAAAAACCAGTCATACTGGAAAGCGCAGATTTCTTTTTGTTAGCCTATAATTCTTACTATATTAACCATTTTGATTCTGCCAACCAGCAGACTATTTTTTCAAAAAAATGCCCGGTTCAGATTTTTGAGAGATTTCTGAAGGATGGAGTCATTGAAAAACTGAAAACAGAACCTGAGCCTTTTCGCGTCAATAAAATTGAAAGCATTGGGTTAAACCAGAGAGTGGTCGTGAGTGCGAAACACAAAGGGGATGTCATGGGCTACATCTGGGTTCAGGAGCTGGACCAAAATCTGACGGAAGAAGAACTCGACTTTTTGTATGAGACCTCTTTCCATGTCGGGAAAATCATTTATAAAACGAACAAGCTGAAACAGGAAAAGGAAGAAAAAGCAGAAGATCTTGTCAAACGGGCGATCTATCAGCAATTTACCTCTGAGAAGGAACTCAAACGGGAAGCCGAAAGGATTAACACCGTGCTGCCTTCCATGTTTTCAGTTGTCATCCTGCACGCCGCGAATGGGGATGGGGAAGCGGTTGAGGATTTAAAGGAAAATATCAGGTCGTACCTAAATTTACGGGATAAAGTCAGTCATGTCTTAACGATTGATTCAAATATTGTCATCGTCGTAGCGAGTTTTTCCCAAAAAAGCTCCGTCTCCTCGGCAGCTTCTGAATTTATTAACAAGCTGTTAACACATTTTCACTTTCAAAGAATTCCCACCCCTATTTATATCGGTATCGGAAACGAATATGATCACCTTTTAAAGCTTGGCAAGAGCTACACAGAAGCGCTTGAAGTGATCAAAGCCGCGGAAATCACCGGCAATCAGGAAAACATTCCATATGAATATGCAAAACTCGGCATTTACCGTTATTTAGAAAGCATTGAACAGAAAAATAAATTTTTAAAATACGAGAATAAGGATTTGGCTTTATTAAAAGCAAAAGACCAAGAAAGCAGCACCGAGCTGCTGAAAACGCTGGAAATCTATCTTCTCAACAACTGCAAAACAAAACCAGCAGCAGAACAGCTGTTTATTCACCAGAATACATTGAATTACCGCATCAAACAGATTACTGAAATGACGTCGATAAATTTAAGCGATTTTAGGACACGATGCCAGCTCTATCTCGATTTGATGCTGATGAAAAAGAAATAAAAAAGAAACCAGTCCGTGTACTGGTTTCGTCTTCACTTAAAATCCTCTGTAAACGTAAGGATCATCAGGCTTTTTAATGGTGTTCCAGTCGGTCACTTTCAGAACAGGAAGCGTTGATTTGAAAGGCTGATAATATTCTGAGGCCAGCGTGCCCTTAATATGAATCCATTCATCATCCTCGATGTTGATGTCCTTCGGAAACTCCACAAGCATCCCGTAAACGCCGGAATCAGCGATACAGTGAATGACGCCAAACCTCAACACGAACAGCTGGTTTTTGTTAATCGCATTTCCTTTATACGCAAATCCATGAAATTCAATCGTCCGTCCGAGAAATTCGCCAGGATAGTTATATATGGTTTCCATGCCTTTTAGGAAATCTTCATCGGTCAGCGAAATCTCTTTCTTGCTGGAATATTTCTTAAACAGTTGTTTCATCTGTTTATCATAGCTGTCTTGCGCGTAGTAAAGGCTGGCATCAGGCCGCAAATACTGTGTTTGCGAGTAATGGTCTCCGCTCTCCATCGCCTTAAACGAGAACCCTTTTGTTTTGACAATGGATGAGTCAAGCGTCGCAATCGGGAAGAAAATACCCGACACCAAAGGGAAAAGAAAAACAACATAAATCAAATAACGCTGATAAAATGGCTTGTTTTGTTCATGCTCGTGATCATGGCCGCATCCGCAATCATGATTATGCCCGCCTTTTTCAGGCGACTTGATAAATACATATGCTTGAACGGCTGTCAGTATGGCCAGCAGGAAGATCGCAATAAAGGAAAGATAGGCATATTTCATATTGATATATTTTGTAAGATTTCCTGAGGCATGCAGATGATAAAAGAAAAACGTAAATCCCATCAGCACCAATAGACGAAACATCCAATCACCCCTTTACCAGTAGTGATCCCGCTAAGACGAGCACGACAATGTACGTAATCAGCAGGAAAACAAATCGTTTTTTAAAGGCCGCAAGCATCATCAATAGATTCTTAATATCCACCATCGCACCAAAGACGAGAAAGGCGATTAACGATCCTAATGAAAATGTGCTGCTGAAGGAAGACGCGATGAACGCATCAACTTCTGAACAGAGCGACAAGACAAACGCCAGCCCCATCATCACAAGGGAAGAGGATACATCATTCTGCCCGATCGCAAGCAGAGTGGATGTTTTGACATACGTCTGCATAGCGGCTGCGATAAAGGCGCCGATAATTAAATATTTCCCCACGGAGAAAAATTCTTCAATGGCATGACGCAAGGTCCCTCCCAGCTTTTGCAGCAGGGTGTGGTGATGATGGTGGTGATGCCCGGGTTCATGAGGCTTTAAAAGCTGGTTATCTTTAAATTGATAGGATAAGATAATCCCAATGATCACCGATACCGCGAGCGCCAGTCCGCCCCGATAAAAGACAACGCTCCATCTGTTCCCGAACGCAATAAAAGTAGAAAATAAGACGATAGGATTGATGATCGGCGCGGTCAGCATGAAAGCAACGCCCGCATGCAGAGGAACCCCCTTTAGCAGAAGCCGCCTTGTAATCGGGATAATGCCGCACTCGCAGGCGGGAAATAATACGCCGGCTAGCGCACCAAATAAAACGGCGAGAAAGCGGTTCTTTGGCATGATCCTTGCAATCATTTCTTCAGAAACAAACATTTGAATGATTCCGGAAAGGATGACGCCGATCAGAATAAACGGAATGGCTTCTATTAAAATGCTGATAAAAATAGAATTCAGCTGAAGAAAAGATGATTGTGCTGTCACAATAAAACCTCCGCTCATGTTAAGCTGCCTTTTATCATATCAGAAAAAAGGCACTGCTTGTTTGACGGAGGAGGAGGAAAAATTGTTTCACTTTGTTTAGGATTCTAAAAATTCGAGTATGATTCTATCTGTTTCAGCAGCTTCTTTCCCGAGCCAGATCAGGTGCCCCCATGAGTGAAGCAAATGGAGAGCAGCGTCAGGAATGTGTTTTTTTGCATAATGTGCATGTGACTTGTTGATAAATCCATCATAAACACTCTGCATAATCAGTACGGGGCACGGGATGGCCTGCAGCTCCTTTGAAGAGATAGCGGCGGTTTGTGACAAGTCTAGCAGAAATCCGTCACCGGAGCGCTGCCGGCTGTTCATTTTCCGAAATGCTTCTATGTCTTTTTCATCCATCATGGACTTGATTCGCTGAAACGAAAGCGTGCTGAATTGCGGGCTCATGGCTTGAAACATCAAACGCGGGAAGGCGTTATTCAAATAAGAAATCAGCTTCCATATCCGCTTTTCCAACGGCGGGCGGAAGAGGATTCTCCCCATTTTATATTCAATGTCTTTTGGAGTGAGCCATTCTTTGGTGACCGCGGATTGCAGGGTCAGAGTGTTCACCCTTTCCGGATATTGTGAGGCAAAGCTTATGCCGCTCGGCCCTCCTGCTGAGATGGCTATGACATGGACACTGTCGATTTGTAAATGACTTAATAGTTTTACATAGAAACGACAGGCGTCAGCAAGACTTTTTCCAATCTCTTTTGACGTTCGTCCGTAACCGGGCCTTGAAGGCGTGATGATGGAATACCCATGCTCAATCAGCGCCGTGTACCCGAATTCCTCATAACAATTTGAATGCCCGCCATGCATGACAAGAATGGGAGCTCCCTTGCCTGTAACAGAATATTCTAGTGTATGTCCTTCGAAAGTGATCGTTTCAACTCGTCTTTTCATCTGTTTCTCCTATTTGTTTTTCTGCCTATTATAGGGTTTTCAACAATTTATCACAAGGAGCAGAAATGAATAAACACAGGCTCGTGAAATATGATATACTTTTTATTGATATTCATTCTCAATTAAAACGATTTTGATATAGATGTGAACGGGAGGCAGGACGGATGGCTGAGAATCAACAGGTGTATGACGTCACAATTATAGGCGGAGGGCCGATCGGGCTGTTTACGGCTTTTTACTGCGGGATGCGGGAGCTGAAAACGAAAGTAATCGAATTTTTGCCGCGGCTCGGAGGGAAGGTATCTTTATTCTTTCCTGAGAAAATCATTCGGGATATCGGCGGAATACCGGGGATTGCGGGAAAGCAGCTGATCGAGCAGCTGAAGGAGCAGGCGGCAACGTTTGATCCTGACATCGTGCTGAATCAGCGTGTGACCGGATTTGAACGCTTGGAAGACGGCACCATTGCGCTGACAAGCTCTGAAGGAGAAAAGCATTATACACGTACCGTGATTTTAGCTGTCGGCATGGGAACGCTTGAGGTCAATGAGTTTGACAGTGAGGATGCAACCCGGTACGCGGGCAAAAATCTTCATTATGGAGTGGAGAAGCTTGATGCGTTTAAAGGGAAGCGGGTCGTGATTTCAGGCGGCGGAGATACTGCGGTCGATTGGGCTAATGAGCTGGAACCGATTGCGGCTTCTGTGACTGTCGTTCACCGGCGTGAGGAATTCGGCGGAATGGAAAGCAGCGTGACGAAGATGAAGCAATCATCGGTGCAGGTGCTCACTCCTTATCGTCTGGAGCAGCTGAGCGGCGATGAGGAGCGTATCCAAAACGTGACGATTTGTCATACTGAGTCATCTGGCCAGATGGAAAACATAGAGGTTGACGAGCTGATCGTTAATCATGGCTTCAAAATTGATCTCGGACCGATGAAGGAGTGGGGGCTGGAGATTGAAGAAGGCAGGGTGAAAGCTGACAGACATATGCGGACGAATCTTCCGGGTGTGTTTGTGGCGGGTGACGCGGCTTTTTATGAAAGCAAGCTGAGATTGATTGCCGGCGGCTTTACGGAAGGCCCGACAGCGGTCAACAGCGCGAAGGCATATTTGGACCCTAAGGCCGAGAATATGGCGATGTATTCAACCCATCACAAAAAATTGGTGCATAAATAAAACAGCCCTTAAGAAAAGGGCTGCCGCAATTAGCTGTGAATGAGCTTTTTTTCCGCCTGTTGATTTTGAATTAAAGCAAATAATTCATCCTGCTCTTGGACCGCTGTGAATCCATAAGCATCGGCAGTTGAGTCATCGCCTATGCAGACGATAGGAGGTCGGTTAGCTGATGGCTCCGGCGAAATACCAATTTGTTCGCCTGCGCTGATCAATTGCTGAACGGACGGCTTGCTCGGGCAAATGACCATATGCAGCGGAGATTCACTGATGGTTCGCTGAATCATGTGGGTGAACCGGTCATCTATGACGTTTTCATGGGTGATATAAAACGTACAGGACTCATGCTTCTGCACGTTTTCCACTGAATGGCGGCTCCCGACAACAAGACGTTTTTCTGAATCAGGCTGAGTGGCGGAGACGAGAAAGCCCCGTTTTTCAAGCTCTGTCACTGCCTGTTCAGATGCCGCACTCAGTCGGGCTGTCAGCTGGCGTACGTCGATTTTCTTGGATGCCAGCGCTTGGAAAAATTCACAAACCGCACGGCGCGATGTGAAAACAATGTCTTCAAAGGTGCCGATCTTTCGAAGAATCTCTTCATTGACAGGCATGTTTTCGGTCCGCCATTTCGGCCACTCGATGACATCGGCACCGGAAGCACGCAGCTTGTCTGCAAGCTGGTCTTCATCATTGCCATGAGTGACGACCATCATGTGCTGGCCGATGAGCGGTTTGCTCTCAAACCAGCTGTGTGTTTGAAAATTGACGATATCCCCGATGACGATAATCGCAGGGTTTGTGATCTGGTGTTCCTGTATTTTCTGCTGAATGTTCACAAGCGAGCCTTTCACACTCCGCTGGCGGCCCCACGTTCCCCATTGGACCACAATGACAGGAATGGAAGGAGATTTTCCGTACGCAATGAGCTGCTGGCAAATATAAGACAAATTCTTAACGCCCATGTAAAAGACAAGGGTTTGAACGCTTCTGGCAAGCCCTTCCCAATCGAGATTCGGCGTTCCTTTTAATGATTTATCATGTGCTGTAATCATGGCAAAAGATGATGCGAAATCCCGATGCGTGACGGGGATGCCCGCATATAACGGCGCTGCAATTCCGGAGGTGATACCCGGCACCATTTCATAGCGGATGCCGTGCTCATAGAGAGCTTCTGCTTCCTCGCCGACTCTGCCGAATACGCTCGGATCTCCGCCTTTCAAACGGACGACGGTTAATCCTTTTGATGCTTTTTCAACCAGCAGGGCATTAATTTCTCTTTGTTTCATAAAATGGCGGTCTGGCAGTTTTCCGCAATAAATAAATTGGCAGGCTGGTGATGCGAATTCGAGCAGCTTCGGGTTGGCGAGCCGGTCATATAAAATAACATCTGCTTTCTCCAGCGCCTGTTTCCCTTTGATGGTGAGCAGCCCCGGATCGCCGGGGCCTGCTCCCACGAAATATACGATTCCGTTCTTCATGTCATGTCATCCTTCCGTCACTGTAAAAATGAAGGATCACTTGAAAAGTGATCCGGTCTTTTGATCAATATACGAGATAAACATGTTCTCCTTCGATCAGCGTTTCGTATGTTTTGACGCATCCGTGATCCGGTGCTTGGACGGTTCCATCTTCTAAGGAGATTTTCCAGTCGTGCATCGGGCAAAAAACATATTCGCCGCTGACGATACCTTCCGCTAGAACGCCGCCCTTGTGCGGACAGCGGTTTTCGATGGCACGGACGCTTCCGTTTGAAAGCTTAAAAACCGCGAGTTCCTTATCTTCAATATACACTGTTTTGCCTAATTGTTCAGGCAATTCTTCAATTTTTCCGATCCATACTTTTGTTGCGCCTTTGTTTACCATGTTCATTCCTCCTTCATGTTTGTTTTTTGTCATTATGATGTGGTCACGACGTTTTCAAATAATTCTTTAGAGGTTTGTTTATTTTCCAAAAAGCCCTTCCACGGATCCTTGTGGACAGAGAGTGTTTCATTCATTCGGTCGTTCAGCTCCTGCCGTTTTTCCGGATCGTTTAACACGGATTGGACATGGGATAAACCGACGCGCTCAAGCCATGCGGATGTACGCTCCAGATAGTTTGCGGTTTCGCGGTAGTATTGCAGATAAGCGCCTGCGTATTCTAAGACTTCTTCATTTGTTTTCACCTTCATCAGCAAATCGCCGGCACGTAAATGAGTTCCGCCGTTTCCGCCGACATAAAGCTCCCAGCCTCCATCAATGCCGACAACGCCAAGGTCCTTAATGCCGGATTCCGCACAGTTTCGCGGGCAGGCAGACACGGCCATTTTCACTTTATGAGGCGTGTTCAGCCCTTCGAATTTTTTCTCAAGCGCAATGCCCAGTGCCATGGAGTCTTGCGTGCCGAAGCGGCAGAATTGCTCGCCTACGCACGTTTTTACTGTGCGGAGCGTTTTCCCGTACGCGTAGCCTGACGGCATATCGAGATCTTTCCATACCCTCGGAAGGTCTTCTTTTTTCACGCCGATGAGATCAATTCGCTGGCCGCCGGTCATTTTAACGAGCGGGATCTCATATTTGTCGACGACATCGGCAATCTTGCGCAAATCTGTGGAGTTGGTCACGCCGCCGTACATCCGGGGCACGACTGAATATGTTCCGTCTTTTTGAATATTGGCGTGCATTCGTTCGTTAACAAAGCGGGAAGTCCGGTCATCTTCGTATTTGGTTGGATTGATCATGCCTAAGTAGTAGTTCAAAGCCGGCCGGCATTTGGAACAGCCTTCTGGCGTTTTCCAGCCGAGTACGTTCATGATTTCTCTTGTATGTGACAGCCCTTTGGCTTTGATTTCTTCTACGATTTCATCTCTCGACAATGTCGTGCAGCCGCAAATCGCTTCTTTTTGCGCTGACGCATCAAAGTCTGATCCGAGTGTATGCTGGAGGATTTCTTCTACGAGTGGTTTACAGCCTCCGCATGAACGGGATGCACCGGTGCATGCTTTGATCTCGTCCGTTGACGAGCAGCCTTTTTCCTGTATGGCTTGAATAATCGCACCTTTTGACACGCCGTTACAGCCGCAGATGATTTCATCGTCGCTCATCGCCGCGGTAATGCTTGTGCCTGCTTCTTGGTTGAGAGGCTGTAAGATTGATATTTTAGAGGTTTCAGTGATGTCGGCTTCTTTTTGAATCATAGAAAACAGGCGATTGCCTTCGCTGCTGTCGCCGAATAAAACAGCACCGACAATTTGATTGCCCCTCAGGACGATTTTTTTATAGATGCCGTCCTGCTCATCGAAGACTTTAACTGCTTTTTTCTCCTCTGATTCATCAAAGTCACCGGCAGAGAAGACCTCGACGCCTGATACCTTTAACTGAGTGGAGAGAACGGAGCCTTCATACGGTTTTGTTTCGATGCCGCACATATGCTTCGCCAGCACTTTTGCCTGTTCATAGAGCGGCGCCACGAGCCCGTATGCGATCCCCCGATGCTCAGCGCATTCGCCGACCGCATAAATGTGCGGGATTTCAGTTTCCATATAATCGTTGACGATGATTCCGCGGTTCACCGGAATGCCGCTTTCGGCTCCGAGCGCTGTATTCGGGCGGATGCCTACGGCCATGACGACTAAATCTGCTTCAATGCTTGTGCCGTCTGTGAAGCGGAGGCCTTCAACACGGCCATCACCGATAATCTCTTCGGTTTGTTTTTCAAGCAAGAATGTCATTCCTTGTTTTTCTAGCTCGTTTTGCAGCAGGCGTCCCGCCGCTGCATCAAGCTGTCGTTCCATCAAA
Coding sequences:
- the nasD gene encoding NADPH-nitrite reductase, whose amino-acid sequence is MGKKQLVLVGNGMAGVRAIEEILSVAKDEFQITIFGAEPHPNYNRILLSKVLQGDTDIKDITLNDWDWYEENNIQLYTNETVIKVDPENKTVITDADRIQPYDELILATGSVPFILPIPGADKKGVTAFRDIKDTDTMLAASKQYKKAAVIGGGLLGLEAARGLLNLGMEVSVIHLAPFLMERQLDAAAGRLLQNELEKQGMTFLLEKQTEEIIGDGRVEGLRFTDGTSIEADLVVMAVGIRPNTALGAESGIPVNRGIIVNDYMETEIPHIYAVGECAEHRGIAYGLVAPLYEQAKVLAKHMCGIETKPYEGSVLSTQLKVSGVEVFSAGDFDESEEKKAVKVFDEQDGIYKKIVLRGNQIVGAVLFGDSSEGNRLFSMIQKEADITETSKISILQPLNQEAGTSITAAMSDDEIICGCNGVSKGAIIQAIQEKGCSSTDEIKACTGASRSCGGCKPLVEEILQHTLGSDFDASAQKEAICGCTTLSRDEIVEEIKAKGLSHTREIMNVLGWKTPEGCSKCRPALNYYLGMINPTKYEDDRTSRFVNERMHANIQKDGTYSVVPRMYGGVTNSTDLRKIADVVDKYEIPLVKMTGGQRIDLIGVKKEDLPRVWKDLDMPSGYAYGKTLRTVKTCVGEQFCRFGTQDSMALGIALEKKFEGLNTPHKVKMAVSACPRNCAESGIKDLGVVGIDGGWELYVGGNGGTHLRAGDLLMKVKTNEEVLEYAGAYLQYYRETANYLERTSAWLERVGLSHVQSVLNDPEKRQELNDRMNETLSVHKDPWKGFLENKQTSKELFENVVTTS